A region of Neovison vison isolate M4711 chromosome 7, ASM_NN_V1, whole genome shotgun sequence DNA encodes the following proteins:
- the PRODH2 gene encoding hydroxyproline dehydrogenase isoform X1, with protein sequence MLRTCRVLCSQAGPSPGGWKPLNFDGGAFHLKGTGELTRALLVLRLCAWPPLVTHGLALQAWSRRLLGSRLSDAFLRASIYGQFVAGETADEVKGCVQQLQALGLRPLLAVPTEEEPDSAVKTGEAWYEGNFSAMLRCVDLSRGLLETPGPTGNILMQLKVTALTSARLCKELTSYIRKPGASLELSPERLAEAMDSGQDLQVSCLSAEQNQHLQASLSRLHRVVQHARAQHVRLLVDAEYTFLNPALSLLVDALARRWNSPGEGGPWVWNTYQAYLKDTHERLRQAVEAADRSGLAFGVKLVRGAYLDKERQVARHQGTEDPTQPDYEATSRSYSRCLELMLTHVSHRGPMCHLMVASHNEESVRQATKRMWELGIPLDGPVCFGQLLGMCDHVSLALGQAGYAVYKSIPYGSLEEVIPYLIRRAQENRSVLQGARREQKLLSQELRRRVLGRGLRVPH encoded by the exons ATGCTTCGGACCTGTCGTGTGCTCTGTTCCCAAGCTGGACCCTCCCCTGGGGGCTGGAAGCCCTTGAATTTTGATGGAGGGGCTTTTCACCTCAAAGGCACAGGAGAACTGACCCGAGCTTTGCTGGTGCTGCGGCTGTGTGCCTGGCCCCCTCTGGTCACACATGGCCTGGCg CTTCAGGCCTGGTCTCGGCGACTCCTGGGCTCCCGGCTCTCGGATGCCTTTCTCCGAGCGTCTATCTACGGGCAGTTTGTGGCTGGTGAGACAGCAGACGAGGTGAAGGGCTGTGTCCAACAGCTCCAGGCCCTAGGCCTCCGGCCTCTGCTGGCAGTACCCACTGAAGAGGAGCCAGACTCAGCTGTCAAGACGGG TGAGGCCTGGTATGAAGGGAACTTCAGTGCTATGCTTCGGTGTGTGGACCTGTCACGTGGCCTCCTGGAGACCCCTGGCCCGACTGGGAACATCCTCATGCAGCTGAAGGTGACGGCGCTGACCAGCGCTCGGCTCTGT AAGGAGCTAACCTCCTACATCAGAAAACCAGGGGCTTCCTTGGAGCTGAGCCCCGAGAGGCTGGCAGAAGCCATGGACTCTGGGCAG gaTCTCCAGGTCTCCTGCCTCAGCGCAGAGCAGAACCAGCATCTCCAGGCCTCTCTGAGCCGCCTGCACCGGGTGGTCCAG CACGCCCGGGCCCAGCACGTGAGGCTCCTGGTGGACGCTGAGTACACCTTCCTGAACccggctctctctctgcttgtggaTGCCCTGGCCAGGCGCTGGAACAGCCCTGGGGAAGGCGGGCCCTGGGTGTGGAACACTTACCAGGCCTATCTGAAG GACACACACGAGCGGCTGAGGCAGGCCGTGGAGGCCGCTGACAGGTCTGGCCTGGCCTTCGGAGTCAAGTTGGTACGAGGGGCATATCTGGACAAGGAGAGACAGGTGGCTCGGCACCAAGGGACAGAAGACCCCACTCAGCCAGACTATGAGGCTACCAGTCGGAG TTACAGCCGCTGTCTGGAACTGATGCTGACCCATGTGTCCCACCGTGGCCCCATGTGCCACCTCATGGTGGCTTCCCACAATGAAGAATCTGTTCGCCAGGCAACCAAGCG CATGTGGGAGCTGGGCATTCCTCTGGACGGGCCTGTCTGTTTTGGACAACTTCTAGGGATGTGTGACCACGTCTCCTTGGCACTGG GGCAGGCCGGCTATGCGGTGTATAAGTCCATCCCTTATGGTTCCCTGGAGGAGGTGATCCCCTATCTGATCCGGAGGGCCCAGGAGAACCGGAGCGTGCTGCAGGGTGCCCGCAGGGAACAGAAGCTGCTCAGTCAAGAACTTCGGAGGAGAGTGCTGGGTCGGGGCCTGAGGGTACCCCATTAG
- the PRODH2 gene encoding hydroxyproline dehydrogenase isoform X2, translating into MLRTCRVLCSQAGPSPGGWKPLNFDGGAFHLKGTGELTRALLVLRLCAWPPLVTHGLALQAWSRRLLGSRLSDAFLRASIYGQFVAGETADEVKGCVQQLQALGLRPLLAVPTEEEPDSAVKTGEAWYEGNFSAMLRCVDLSRGLLETPGPTGNILMQLKVTALTSARLCKELTSYIRKPGASLELSPERLAEAMDSGQDLQVSCLSAEQNQHLQASLSRLHRVVQHARAQHVRLLVDAEYTFLNPALSLLVDALARRWNSPGEGGPWVWNTYQAYLKDTHERLRQAVEAADRSGLAFGVKLVRGAYLDKERQVARHQGTEDPTQPDYEATSRSYSRCLELMLTHVSHRGPMCHLMVASHNEESVRQATKRMWELGIPLDGPVCFGQLLGMCDHVSLALGLWGRLSEEGDAAQAQATEAHAPQVPAPRCLGHVVSTAGAQR; encoded by the exons ATGCTTCGGACCTGTCGTGTGCTCTGTTCCCAAGCTGGACCCTCCCCTGGGGGCTGGAAGCCCTTGAATTTTGATGGAGGGGCTTTTCACCTCAAAGGCACAGGAGAACTGACCCGAGCTTTGCTGGTGCTGCGGCTGTGTGCCTGGCCCCCTCTGGTCACACATGGCCTGGCg CTTCAGGCCTGGTCTCGGCGACTCCTGGGCTCCCGGCTCTCGGATGCCTTTCTCCGAGCGTCTATCTACGGGCAGTTTGTGGCTGGTGAGACAGCAGACGAGGTGAAGGGCTGTGTCCAACAGCTCCAGGCCCTAGGCCTCCGGCCTCTGCTGGCAGTACCCACTGAAGAGGAGCCAGACTCAGCTGTCAAGACGGG TGAGGCCTGGTATGAAGGGAACTTCAGTGCTATGCTTCGGTGTGTGGACCTGTCACGTGGCCTCCTGGAGACCCCTGGCCCGACTGGGAACATCCTCATGCAGCTGAAGGTGACGGCGCTGACCAGCGCTCGGCTCTGT AAGGAGCTAACCTCCTACATCAGAAAACCAGGGGCTTCCTTGGAGCTGAGCCCCGAGAGGCTGGCAGAAGCCATGGACTCTGGGCAG gaTCTCCAGGTCTCCTGCCTCAGCGCAGAGCAGAACCAGCATCTCCAGGCCTCTCTGAGCCGCCTGCACCGGGTGGTCCAG CACGCCCGGGCCCAGCACGTGAGGCTCCTGGTGGACGCTGAGTACACCTTCCTGAACccggctctctctctgcttgtggaTGCCCTGGCCAGGCGCTGGAACAGCCCTGGGGAAGGCGGGCCCTGGGTGTGGAACACTTACCAGGCCTATCTGAAG GACACACACGAGCGGCTGAGGCAGGCCGTGGAGGCCGCTGACAGGTCTGGCCTGGCCTTCGGAGTCAAGTTGGTACGAGGGGCATATCTGGACAAGGAGAGACAGGTGGCTCGGCACCAAGGGACAGAAGACCCCACTCAGCCAGACTATGAGGCTACCAGTCGGAG TTACAGCCGCTGTCTGGAACTGATGCTGACCCATGTGTCCCACCGTGGCCCCATGTGCCACCTCATGGTGGCTTCCCACAATGAAGAATCTGTTCGCCAGGCAACCAAGCG CATGTGGGAGCTGGGCATTCCTCTGGACGGGCCTGTCTGTTTTGGACAACTTCTAGGGATGTGTGACCACGTCTCCTTGGCACTGG GGCTGTGGGGGCGTCTCTCAGAGGAGGGGGATGCTGCGCAAGCGCAAGCCACCGAAGCGCATGCGCCCCAGGTTCCAGCTCCGCGGTGCCTGGGTCACGTGGTAAGCACTGCTGGAGCGCAACGGTAG